GGTGCAGGAACAGAGATCTCAGCTGGTGGAAGTGTATGGTCAAGTTTTATAACTAACTCCAGGGTAGAATCCGGGGATAGGGTTATAGTTAGTGATGGTATAGTTAACTCCCAGGTAGATGCTACTAAGAAGATACTTTGTAAGGGTAAAAGAGCAAAGATAGTTGGTGGACATTTAAGGGCTGCCCAAGAGATAAATGCAGCTGTTTTAGGTACTTCTGGTGGAACTGAAACATTAGTAGAAGTAGGATTTGACCCTAAAACAAAGGGTGAGATTGAAGAGTTGAGTAGTCAATTAAAGCTTTTAAGTAATAAGCTAGAAGAGGTTAATAAAAATCTTCACTCATTAGTTAAAATGAAAAAGATTAATAATGAGTTATCTGAAGAGAAAGAGAAATTCTTAAAAGAGTTAAAGGTTGAACATAATAATTTAACTAGACAGAAAAACAATCTATCCGATGAACTAAAAGAGAAGGGGGATTATCTTTCTAGTCTCTCTATTGAAGGTGTCGTTGGAGCATCAAAAGAGGTTTTCCCTGGTGTTGTAATAATGGTGGAAGATAAGGAGTACGAGGTTAAGAATGCTTTTAAAAAAGCTGTATCCTTTGTACTAGATCCTGAAGGGTATATTGTTACTAAGGATTATGTTGAGATACAAGAAGACATTGAAAGGAGATCCATTAATGTCGATAACGCCCCTTGATCTTCAAACTCTTTTTTTAAAGATGGCTAATGTTGGTAAAGAACAGGCTACTATTCAAAAATCTGTAGAAAATCAGCAGAAACGTGAGGCTAATCAATTAATTAAAGAAGAGAATAACCGGGATCATTCGGTTAATAGAGTAGATGAAGATAAGGCGACTGAAAAGATAAACGATAAGAGTAATAATCAACAACAGGATCGTCCTAAAGGTGAGAAAAAAGAGACGGATGAGGATCCAGAAGAGACGAAAAAGTATTTTACAGACCCTAATAGGGGACATAATATAGATATATCGGGGTGATAATGAATACAGTTTTAATATGCCTTATAGTTTGCTCTGTTTATAGTATAATTATATATGGGGTTTTAAATTCTAAAATAAATAAGAAAATTGACAATAAAAGCTTTATGAAAGATGTTCGTAATGAGATAAATTCCTTGATTACCCAGATTAATGAGACTTCTGATAGGAACGTTTTATTAATAGAAAATAGATTAGAGCGTTTAAATGATCTACTAGCAGTTTCAGATATAAACATTGCAAATTTAAAAAGTATAAATAAAGCAAAGGAAGTAGAGAGTGTTACTCCTGAGATAAGTGAAGATAAGGTTGTAGCTAAAGCTCCTATTGAGATAGAAGAAGTCATAATTGATAATATCGAAAAGCAAAGCGTTATTGATGATAAATCCTTAACTAGACGGGAAAGGATACTCCTACTGCATAAGCAGGGGATATCTCCAACAATTATAGCTAGTCAGACAAAGGCTACAATTGGAGAGGTTGAATTGATAATCTCATTAAGTCGAGGGTGATATGTTAGTTGAAGAGCTATCCCATAAAAGTGAATTTATATTTGATACAGAAAAAATCCTAGATCGACTTAATATGCTTTTAGTCTCATCTGATTTTCTAGTTCCACAGATATATAGAGAGATTCACTCTTTAAAAGGTGCTGCTGGTTTTGCAGGATTAACTAAAATGGAGAGTTTGGCCCACTCTCTAGAGGGTATTCTAAGTAGTATCAGAAATGGGGAGCAGAGTCTTGATAGTGAAGTTGAAGAGATCTTTTTTAAATCAATAGATTATTTTGTTAAGGACATTAATTTTTGGAAATCTAACTCTACAGAGTTAGAAAGTAACAACTTAGTCGAAATGATTGAGAGTCGAAGCAAGATAAGTTCCGGTTTAGCCATTGAAGTTGTTGATGATAGTTGTGAAAGTAGTAGTTTTTTTACAGATTTTGAAAAGACACTTTTAAAAGAGGCTATGTATAGGTCAGAGCAGTTTTACCGTATAATATGTCATATAGATCGGGATGAAGAGATGAAGTATCCTAGACTGTTTCTCGTTGTAAATAATTTAGAGAAGCTAACTAATGTAGTTAAAATTGATCCACCTATGGCAGACGTATCTAAAAATAGAAGTAAAGAGATTACCCTTTATCTAACTACAAATAAGAGTAAGAGTTTAATATATAAGGGGCTTAGCTTTGATCGTATAAGGGAAGTAGAAGTCTTAAGGTTAGAATACTCGTCCTATATTTCCAATGATATTAAAAAAAATAAAGATAGTGAAACAAATTTATATGGTAAAACCATAGAAGTGGAGACATCAAAAATTGAGGAGATATTTAATTACTCCCAGGACCTACATAACAAACTTCTAAGTGAGGATTTTTTAATTCCAAGTAAAAGAAAAATTGTAGAAGAACTCTTATCTGGTATGAAAAGCTCCCTATCATCTTTAACAACTATAAGTGTAGAAAATGCCTTTTCATACTTCACTAGTTACTGTAATAAGTTAAGTAGAGAGTTAAATAAGATTGTTGATTTTAAAATAGTTGGTGGAGAGATAAGTATTGATAGACAGTTAGCCGAGACCTTAAAGGAGCTACTAATACAGCTTGTTAAAAACTCTATAGACCATGGTATTGAGTTACCAAAAAAAAGATTAGAAAATGGTAAAACTGAGATTGGGCATATAACTTTAAAAGTTTCTAATATTAGTGGAAACCTTGCAATTAGTTTAGAGGATGACGGTGCAGGGGTAGACCAAAAACAAGTTGTACAAAGAGGTATTGATAGTAACTTTATCGATAATAAAGAGGAAATATCCCTTTTATCCCTACTTTCTAGACCAGGATTCTCAACATCAAAAGAGATAAATTACTACTCAGGTCGTGGTGTAGGACTGGATATTGTTGTAAATAGGGTTATTAATAAGCTAGATGGTAAAATTAAACTAAATAATAGACCAGGTTTGGGGCTATCTGTTGATCTATTGATTCCTCCATTAACATCAATTAAAAAATATACTATTTTTAAATATAGAAATCACTCCTTCTGTTTTTCTATGGTAAATGTTGTTGATAAGATAACCCTTGATCCAGAACAGGTCTCCCTAGGTGATAATAAAACTTTAAACTACACGTATAATGGAACTCTCTATCCAATCTATACTCCATGGGGTCGATTAAGTAGTAATACCCCTGAATTAGATGAGAAATATGGCTTTTTAATTAGGTATTTAGGGAAAAGAGCATTTTTCCCTGTAGATGAATTTATTGTTGAGAAAGAGTTTTTTACATCAGTTATTAAGTTTATTGATACTGAGACTCCAACACATAAGCTACTAAAGATTGGAGAAAAGAGAGAGGATTATACTCTTATTCTACCTTCAATTATTAATAGTTAACATTAATGGCAATCACTTGCCGTTTAATTGACATAGATGTAACTTTTCTCTAATATACAAAATATGTCAGATAGTGTAGAAGATAAAAGGCTTAAAATTTTAAATATCTTAAGAGATAATAATGAAGCTTTAAGTAGTCAAAAAATAACTAATCATCTCAATGAACAGGGTATACAGATCTCTGAAAGAACTGTTCGTTTCCACCTTTTAGCAATGGATAAAAAAGGTTTTACCCAGTATATAGGAAGAAAAGGGCGTCTATTAACAGCTCTTGGAGAACAAGAACTTACCAAGGTTAAGGCCTATGAAAAGGTTGGTTTTTTATCATCAAAAATCGATGAATTCTCCTATAATATGAATTTCGATTTAGAAAAAAAAGAGGGATCAGTTCTTGTAAATGTAACACTAATTAGTCAGGATGATTTAAAAAACTCTATTGAACTTCTATATACAGCCTTTGAACACGGATTTGTTATGGGTGAACTTCTTACAATATTTTTTCCTGAGGACAGTGATGATAAAATTGAAATTCCAAAGGGTTTTGTTGGTATTGGTTCTGTCTGTTCAATTACATTAAACGGAATACTCTTGTCTAAGGGAATACCGGTCCACTCTATATTTGGAGGACTCCTTGAAATAGAGGATAGAACTGCAAAAAGATTTGTAGAGATTATACAGTATAACGGAACATCATTAGACCCATTAGAGATATTTATATCTAGTGGTTTAACAGATCATACTAGGTTATGTAGTAGTGGGAGTGGGGTTGTTGGAGCAAGTTTTAGGGATGTTCCTGCATCTAGTAGGGAAAAAGTAATTCAAATATTTGAGAGATGTCAAGAGATTGGGTTAGGCAGCTTTCTTGAGATTGGTTACCCGGGTTCTCCCTTATTAGAAATTCCTGTTTCAGAGGGGAGAGTTGGTTTTATTGTTACAGGGGGATTAAACGCTGTTGGACTTTTAGCGGAATCTGGAATAAAACTATATTCAAAGACCCTATCGGGTTACGTTGACTTTAAAAAATTAGTTAATTATAGAGAGCTTAAAAAGTATTTTAAATAATTTGATTTTAGCATTTAGTTCTTGCGTTAGATGGGATAATAAATATTCATGATTGACAATATTGACATAGGTAGTCATTTTAAGATAGACTTTATGGCATAAAGTTGCCATGAAAACAGTGAGGGTAAAATATGATAAAAAAACAGGGTTTGTATGATCCAGCATTTGAGCATGATGCGTGTGGTGTTGGTTTTATAGCTAAAATTGACGGAGAAAGATCCCATAGTATAGTACAGGATGGAGTTCAAATTCTCTGTAATTTAGAGCATCGAGGAGCAGTTGGTGGTGATATGAAAACTGGTGATGGAGCCGGTATGTTATTGCAAATGCCCCATAAATTTTTTAATAAAGTTACCGATTTTACACTACCTGCTGAGGGTAGTTATGGAGCTGGTATGCTTTTTTTACCTATTGATAGTAAAAGAGCAGATGAAGCAGTAAAATTAACTGAAAAAATATTAAAAGAAGAGAGTGTTACTATTCTAGGTTGGAGGGATGTTCCTGTGAACCCTGACTGTCTTGGAGAACAGGCTCTATCGGTAATGCCGTCTTTTAAACAACTCTTTGTTTCCATTGGAGATTTAAAAGGTGAAGAGTTAGAAAGAAAACTATATATAACTAGAAAAGTTCTTGAAAACAAAGCTAATGATAACGGTTTTCCCCAGGAAGAGTACTACTTTCCATCATTCTCATCTAGAACCTTTATATATAAGGGTATGTTTGTATCTGCACAGTTTGAAACATTTTATCCAGATTTAACAGATCCAGATTTTGAATCGGCAATAGCTTTAGTTCATCAGCGATATAGTACTAATACTATGCCAACATGGCCTTTAGCCCAACCTTTTAGGTATATAGCCCACAATGGGGAGATAAATACATTAAGAAGAAATGTAAATAATATGAAGGCTAGGGAAGCTACATTAGACTCTCCGCTATTTGGTGAAGATCTTAAAAGAATGTATCCTATAGCTAGTTCTAAAGGGTCTGACTCTGCTGCATTTGATAACGTATATGAACTACTAAATCAGGGTGGAAGATCACTAGAGCACTCGGTTATGATGATGATACCAGAAGCGTTTGGTAGTAAGTATCATATATCTGAGGATAAGAGATCTTTCTACGAGTACCACTCTGCAGTTATGGAGCCATGGGATGGCCCTGCCGCTATGGCATTTACAGATGGAACAAAAATAGGAGCAACACTGGATCGATCTGGTTTAAGACCAGCTAGGTATACAATAACTAGAGACGGTAAAATGATTTTAGGTTCTGAGACAGGTATAATTGATGTAGAGCCAAAAAATGTTCTATCTAAGGGAAGACTTGCTCCTGGTGGTATGATTGTTGTAGATACTTCATTAAATAGGGTCTTAACTGATAGGGAAGTAAAATCAGTTGTATCAAGAAGAAAACCATATAGAAGATGGTTGGAGCAAAATGGTATACATTTAAAGGGGCTTTTAGGCACAAGTGGTAAGATTCATGTAGATTCGGAGACTTTAGCCCTTAGGCTTAGAACATTTGGATATACTATGGAAGATATTCAGACAATTGTTGCCCAAATGGCTGTTAACTCCCAGGAGCCTCTAGGTTCAATGGGTAATGACTCCTCTTTAGCTGTACTATCAGAGAGACCTCAACTACTTTTTAACTACTTTAGACAGTTGTTTGCCCAGGTTACAAATCCACCAATTGATCCATATAGAGAGAATTTAGTTATGTCTCTAATGAGTTTTGTTGGACAGGAAAGAAACCTACTAGATGAGACTCCAGAACACTGTAAGCAGTTAAAATTAAAACATCCTATATTAACTAATGATGATATAAGAAGATTACGAAATACACAAAATGAGGATTTAAATACAGCTACAGTCTCTATGTTATTTAGAATAGATGAAAAGAAGGGTGACTTAGAGAGAGCTATTGACGATCTTTGTAAAAATGTTGAAAAAGAGGTTGATAAAGGGAATACCTTTATTATCTTAAGTGATATTGGGACTACAGAACATTTAGCACCAATACCGTCACTCTTAGCAACATCAGCTGTTCATCACTACCTTGTAAGAGTTGGGAAAAGGCATTTAGCAGGATTAATTATTGAGTCTGGAGAGGTAAGAGAAGTTCATCATTTTGCGACTCTTATTGGATTTGGTGCATCTGCTGTAAATCCACACCTAGTTTTTGAATCCTTTAATGACCTTAAAGAGAGGGGGTACATCCCTGAAGATATCTCAATTTCAACAGCAGTTGATAACTATGTAAATGCTGTTAAAAAAGGTATTTTAAAGGTTATGTCTAAAATGGGTATCTCAACTTTAAGAAGTTATAGAGGAGCACAGATCTATGAAGCTGTTGGACTCTCCACAGAACTTATTGAAAAATACTTTACTAATACTCCATCTAAAATAAGTGGTATTGGTTTAGAATCTATTGAGAGGGATGTAATAGAGAGACATACTAAGGCATACTCTAAAAATGATACAAATACAGGGCGTCTCCACTCTGGTGGTAAGTACTCCTATAGAAAATTTCAGGATAAACACCTATTTACACCAACAGCGGTTATTAATTTACAAAAGGCTGTAAGGGAAGGAAACTACGATACTTTTAAGAAGTATTCTAATGAAGTAAACAATGTTAGTGAAAACCTATGTACTCTACGTGGACTATTAAAGTTTAAAGAGAGTAAGGCAATAGATATAAATGAAGTTGAGCCTGCTAGTGAAATTGTAAAGAGATTTGTCTCCTCAGCAATGAGTTTTGGTTCTATATCAAAAGAGGCCCATGAGTGTATGGCGATTGCTATGAACAGAATTGGAGCGATGAGTAACTCTGGAGAGGGTGGAGAAGATGAAAATCGATATACCCCCTTAGCTAATGGAGATTCTGCAAAAAGTAAGGTTAAACAGGTTGCCTCTGGTAGATTTGGAGTTACAAGCCACTACTTGGTTAATGCAGAGGAGCTTCAGATAAAGATGGCTCAAGGGGCAAAACCTGGTGAGGGTGGACAGCTTCCTGGGCATAAGGTTAATGAGGTTATTGCTAGAGTTAGGCACTCAACTCCTGGTGTTATGTTAATTTCACCTCCTCCACACCATGATATCTACTCTATAGAGGACTTATCACAACTTATATTTGACTTAAAGAACTCTAATCCTGATGCTAGGGTATCGGTTAAGTTGGTTTCTGAAGTTGGAGTAGGAACAGTTGCAGCTGGAGTAGCTAAGGGTAAGGCAGATATGGTTCTTATCTCAGGTTCTGATGGTGGAACTGGAGCATCCCCTCTTTCAAGTATTAAATATGCAGGTTCATTTTGGGAGTTAGGATTAGCAGAGACTCAGCAAACACTTGTTTTAAATAAATTAAGAGACAAGATTAGGGTACAGGTTGATGGACAGATAAAAACAGGTCGGGATGTTATTATAGGTGCAATGTTAGGTGCTGAAGAGTTTGGTTTTGGAACAACTACCTTAGTGACAATGGGGTGTATAATTATGCGTAAATGTCATACTAATAGTTGTCCTGTAGGTATTGCTACCCAGTGTGAAACCCTAAGAAAAAGATTTAATGGTAAACCAGAGAATATAATTAACTTTATGATGTTTGTTGCGGAAGAAGTTAGGGAGATTATGGCTGAATTAGGGTTTAAAAAGTTTGAAGATTTAGTAGGTCGAGTTGACTTATTAGAGGTTAATCAAGCTGTTAAACACTTTAAAACAGAAGGCTTAGACTTTTCTCCAATTCTTCATAAGCCTATAGTTCCAGAGGGGTCTGCTATAAGATGTACTTCTAAGCAGGAGCATGATTTCTCCCTATCCCTCGATGATGGTTTAATAAAACAGGCTAAGGACGCCCTTGAAAATGGTACTCCAGTCGTTATTAACCAGAAGATAAGAAACTGTAATAGAACAGTTGGTACAACATTAAGTTCAGAAGTAGCTAAAAGATATGGTGGTAAAGGGTTACCTGATGACACAATTAAAGTAAAACTAGATGGTGTTGGTGGTCAATCTTTAGGAGCCTTCCTATCTAAGGGTATTACTTTTGAAATAAAGGGTGAAACAAATGACTTCCTAGGTAAAGGATTATCTGGTGGAAAAATTGTTCTTTATCCCCATGATGAGATCTCTTTTACAACAAGAAGAAATATTATTGCTGGT
Above is a genomic segment from Thiospirochaeta perfilievii containing:
- a CDS encoding ATP-binding protein — protein: MLVEELSHKSEFIFDTEKILDRLNMLLVSSDFLVPQIYREIHSLKGAAGFAGLTKMESLAHSLEGILSSIRNGEQSLDSEVEEIFFKSIDYFVKDINFWKSNSTELESNNLVEMIESRSKISSGLAIEVVDDSCESSSFFTDFEKTLLKEAMYRSEQFYRIICHIDRDEEMKYPRLFLVVNNLEKLTNVVKIDPPMADVSKNRSKEITLYLTTNKSKSLIYKGLSFDRIREVEVLRLEYSSYISNDIKKNKDSETNLYGKTIEVETSKIEEIFNYSQDLHNKLLSEDFLIPSKRKIVEELLSGMKSSLSSLTTISVENAFSYFTSYCNKLSRELNKIVDFKIVGGEISIDRQLAETLKELLIQLVKNSIDHGIELPKKRLENGKTEIGHITLKVSNISGNLAISLEDDGAGVDQKQVVQRGIDSNFIDNKEEISLLSLLSRPGFSTSKEINYYSGRGVGLDIVVNRVINKLDGKIKLNNRPGLGLSVDLLIPPLTSIKKYTIFKYRNHSFCFSMVNVVDKITLDPEQVSLGDNKTLNYTYNGTLYPIYTPWGRLSSNTPELDEKYGFLIRYLGKRAFFPVDEFIVEKEFFTSVIKFIDTETPTHKLLKIGEKREDYTLILPSIINS
- a CDS encoding DUF128 domain-containing protein, which translates into the protein MSDSVEDKRLKILNILRDNNEALSSQKITNHLNEQGIQISERTVRFHLLAMDKKGFTQYIGRKGRLLTALGEQELTKVKAYEKVGFLSSKIDEFSYNMNFDLEKKEGSVLVNVTLISQDDLKNSIELLYTAFEHGFVMGELLTIFFPEDSDDKIEIPKGFVGIGSVCSITLNGILLSKGIPVHSIFGGLLEIEDRTAKRFVEIIQYNGTSLDPLEIFISSGLTDHTRLCSSGSGVVGASFRDVPASSREKVIQIFERCQEIGLGSFLEIGYPGSPLLEIPVSEGRVGFIVTGGLNAVGLLAESGIKLYSKTLSGYVDFKKLVNYRELKKYFK
- the gltB gene encoding glutamate synthase large subunit; translated protein: MIKKQGLYDPAFEHDACGVGFIAKIDGERSHSIVQDGVQILCNLEHRGAVGGDMKTGDGAGMLLQMPHKFFNKVTDFTLPAEGSYGAGMLFLPIDSKRADEAVKLTEKILKEESVTILGWRDVPVNPDCLGEQALSVMPSFKQLFVSIGDLKGEELERKLYITRKVLENKANDNGFPQEEYYFPSFSSRTFIYKGMFVSAQFETFYPDLTDPDFESAIALVHQRYSTNTMPTWPLAQPFRYIAHNGEINTLRRNVNNMKAREATLDSPLFGEDLKRMYPIASSKGSDSAAFDNVYELLNQGGRSLEHSVMMMIPEAFGSKYHISEDKRSFYEYHSAVMEPWDGPAAMAFTDGTKIGATLDRSGLRPARYTITRDGKMILGSETGIIDVEPKNVLSKGRLAPGGMIVVDTSLNRVLTDREVKSVVSRRKPYRRWLEQNGIHLKGLLGTSGKIHVDSETLALRLRTFGYTMEDIQTIVAQMAVNSQEPLGSMGNDSSLAVLSERPQLLFNYFRQLFAQVTNPPIDPYRENLVMSLMSFVGQERNLLDETPEHCKQLKLKHPILTNDDIRRLRNTQNEDLNTATVSMLFRIDEKKGDLERAIDDLCKNVEKEVDKGNTFIILSDIGTTEHLAPIPSLLATSAVHHYLVRVGKRHLAGLIIESGEVREVHHFATLIGFGASAVNPHLVFESFNDLKERGYIPEDISISTAVDNYVNAVKKGILKVMSKMGISTLRSYRGAQIYEAVGLSTELIEKYFTNTPSKISGIGLESIERDVIERHTKAYSKNDTNTGRLHSGGKYSYRKFQDKHLFTPTAVINLQKAVREGNYDTFKKYSNEVNNVSENLCTLRGLLKFKESKAIDINEVEPASEIVKRFVSSAMSFGSISKEAHECMAIAMNRIGAMSNSGEGGEDENRYTPLANGDSAKSKVKQVASGRFGVTSHYLVNAEELQIKMAQGAKPGEGGQLPGHKVNEVIARVRHSTPGVMLISPPPHHDIYSIEDLSQLIFDLKNSNPDARVSVKLVSEVGVGTVAAGVAKGKADMVLISGSDGGTGASPLSSIKYAGSFWELGLAETQQTLVLNKLRDKIRVQVDGQIKTGRDVIIGAMLGAEEFGFGTTTLVTMGCIIMRKCHTNSCPVGIATQCETLRKRFNGKPENIINFMMFVAEEVREIMAELGFKKFEDLVGRVDLLEVNQAVKHFKTEGLDFSPILHKPIVPEGSAIRCTSKQEHDFSLSLDDGLIKQAKDALENGTPVVINQKIRNCNRTVGTTLSSEVAKRYGGKGLPDDTIKVKLDGVGGQSLGAFLSKGITFEIKGETNDFLGKGLSGGKIVLYPHDEISFTTRRNIIAGNVALFGATTGEAYINGMAGERFAVRNSGALAVVEGVGDHGCEYMTGGTVIVLGQTGVNFAAGMSGGVAYIFDENQLFDTHCNLEMVDIESVVDSKDQNFLRETILKHIEYTNSTVAKDLIKNWEESLPLFVKVMPLDYRRALEKIKAAEMQESDNSTLTEEVYN